In Labrys monachus, the genomic stretch CAGGCGACGGCCGGATCCGGCAAGAAGCTGTCGCTGGAGCTCGGCGGCAAGTCTCCCTTCATTGTCTATGAGGATGCCGATCTCGACGGTGCGGTGGAAGGCGTCGTCGACGCCATCTGGTTCAACCAGGGCCAGGTGTGCTGCGCCGGCTCGCGCCTGCTGATCCAGGAGGGCGTCTCCGATCTCTTCCTGCGCAAGCTGCAGCGCCGCATGGAGACGCTGCGCGTCGGCGACCCGCTCGACAAGTCCGTCGACATGGGCGCGATCGTCGCCCCGGTGCAGCTGCAGCGCATCCGCGATCTCGTCGCCAAGGGCAAGGCGGAGGGCGGCACGCTGTGGCAGTCGCCATGCGACCTGCCTTCGAAGGGCAATTTCTTCCCGCCCTCGATCTTCATCGACGTCGAACCGTCCTCGACGGTGTCGGAGGTCGAGATCTTCGGGCCGGTTGCCGTCGCCATGACCTTCCGCACGCCCGACGAAGCGATACAGCTCGCCAACCACACGCGCTACGGCCTCGCCGCGTCGATCTGGTCGGAAAACATCAACCGCGCGCTCGACACCGCCGCGCGGATGAAGGCCGGCGTGGTGTGGGTCAACTCCACCAACCTCTTCGACGCGGCGGCCGGCTTCGGCGGCTATCGCGAGAGCGGCTTCGGACGCGAGGGCGGACGCGAGGGCCTCTACGAATATCTCAAGCCGGCGTGGGAGAAGGGCCTCGCCGACGCGGCGGACGCCAAGGCGGCGCCGCTCAGCGCCGCCCCCGCCGACGCGCCGACGGGCAACGCGCTGCCGAGCATCGACCGCACCGCCAAGCTCTATGTCGGCGGCAAGCAGGCGCGGCCCGATTCGGGCTACAGCTACACCGTCAGGAGCACGAGCGGGGCGAGCCTCGGCCAGGCCGGCCTCGGCAACCGCAAGGATATCCGCAACGCGGTGGAGGCAGCGGCCAAGGCGGGCGGCTGGGGCGGCGCCACCGCGCACAACCGGGCGCAGGTGCTCTATTATGTCGCCGAGAACCTCGCCTCCCGTGCCGGCGAGTTCGAGCAGCGCCTGCAGGGCTTCGGCCACAGCGCGGAAACGGCGCGGGCCGAGGTGGAGAAATCGATCCGGCGTATCTTCTTCTACGCCGCCCAGGCGGACAAATATGACGGGCGCGTGCATTCGACCCGGTCGCGCCACGTGACGCTGGCGATGAACGAGCCCTTCGGCATCCTCGGCATCCTCTGCCCGGACGAGGCGCCTCTGCTCGCCTTCGTCTCGCTGGTGATGCCGGCCATCGCCATGGGCAACCGCGTGGTGGTGGTGCCCTCGCCGGTCCATCCGCTCGCGGCGACGGACTTCTACCAGATCCTCGACACCTCCGACGTTCCCGGCGGCGTTGTCAACATCGTCACCGGCGCCCGCGACGAACTCGCCAAGACCCTGGCCGAGCACGACGATGTCGCCGCCCTCTGGTATCACGGCACCAAGAGCGGCGGCGCCGCGACCGAGAAGGGCTCGGCCGGGAACCTCAAGCCGGTGTGGAGCAACCAGGGCAAGAGCCTCGACTGGCTCGCCGACGTCCAGGCCCAGGGCGCCGACTATCTGCGCCATGCGACCCAGGTGAAGAACATCTGGGTGCCCTACGGCGAATGAGGGAGGGGTGCCGGTCTCGGGCCGGCACGCCACCCGACCATCCCGGAGGCGGACGCCTCGCCCCCATGTGCCAAGTCTACGGGAAATAGCGCAACTTTGCTTCTCCCGAATGGGAGAAGGATGCTGATCGGCCGATCCCATCGCTATTGGACGAAATCGGCCGCGGTCCCGTGAAGCCTGTCAGGCCGGTTTCAGCGCCA encodes the following:
- a CDS encoding aldehyde dehydrogenase family protein, producing MPTVKEILQTMDYGPAPEAENHVAAWLAQHEKGFRHFIGGAFVRSSGKATFDVTNPARDTLLAKVAEGTAEDVDAAVKAARKAFPAWSALPGHERARYLYAIARHVQKRERFLSVLETMDNGKPIRESRDIDIPLVARHFYHHAGWAELIDSEFAGYGPVGVCGQIIPWNFPLLMLAWKIAPALAAGNTVVLKPAEFTPLTALAFAEICREVGLPEGVVNIVCGDGATGAALVAHADVDKIAFTGSTEVGRLIRQATAGSGKKLSLELGGKSPFIVYEDADLDGAVEGVVDAIWFNQGQVCCAGSRLLIQEGVSDLFLRKLQRRMETLRVGDPLDKSVDMGAIVAPVQLQRIRDLVAKGKAEGGTLWQSPCDLPSKGNFFPPSIFIDVEPSSTVSEVEIFGPVAVAMTFRTPDEAIQLANHTRYGLAASIWSENINRALDTAARMKAGVVWVNSTNLFDAAAGFGGYRESGFGREGGREGLYEYLKPAWEKGLADAADAKAAPLSAAPADAPTGNALPSIDRTAKLYVGGKQARPDSGYSYTVRSTSGASLGQAGLGNRKDIRNAVEAAAKAGGWGGATAHNRAQVLYYVAENLASRAGEFEQRLQGFGHSAETARAEVEKSIRRIFFYAAQADKYDGRVHSTRSRHVTLAMNEPFGILGILCPDEAPLLAFVSLVMPAIAMGNRVVVVPSPVHPLAATDFYQILDTSDVPGGVVNIVTGARDELAKTLAEHDDVAALWYHGTKSGGAATEKGSAGNLKPVWSNQGKSLDWLADVQAQGADYLRHATQVKNIWVPYGE